From one Xiphophorus hellerii strain 12219 chromosome 18, Xiphophorus_hellerii-4.1, whole genome shotgun sequence genomic stretch:
- the LOC116707584 gene encoding claudin-4-like, with protein sequence MASMGLQMAGCALALFGWIGVLIVCAAPMWRVTAFIGNNIVTSQIMWEGIWMSCVVQNTGQMQCKVYDSMLALSNDLQGARALVVVSIVVGIVGLLIAFVGGKCTNFIPEEKAKARASAAAGAILIVSGVLCLVPVSWTASIIIQDFYNPLVVEAQKREIGASLYIGWGAAALLILGGGFLCASCPPKEENAPSVKYLLNRSGGNSQGESYRSSSPTKTYI encoded by the coding sequence ATGGCCTCCATGGGGTTGCAGATGGCCGGTTGCGCCTTGGCACTCTTCGGTTGGATTGGGGTTCTCATCGTCTGCGCCGCGCCCATGTGGCGGGTCACGGCGTTCATCGGCAACAACATTGTGACCTCGCAGATCATGTGGGAGGGCATCTGGATGAGCTGCGTGGTGCAGAACACCGGCCAGATGCAGTGCAAGGTGTACGACTCCATGCTGGCGTTGAGCAATGACCTTCAGGGCGCCAGAGCTTTGGTGGTGGTTTCCATCGTCGTCGGCATTGTGGGACTCCTGATTGCTTTTGTCGGGGGAAAATGCACAAACTTCATTCCGGAGGAGAAGGCCAAGGCCAGGGCCTCGGCGGCTGCAGGAGCCATCCTGATCGTCAGCGGAGTCCTCTGCCTCGTTCCCGTTTCCTGGACGGCCAGCATCATCATCCAGGACTTCTACAACCCTCTGGTGGTGGAGGCGCAGAAACGAGAGATCGGGGCGTCTCTGTACATCGGCTGGGGCGCCGCGGCGCTGCTCATCCTGGGAGGGGGGTTTCTGTGCGCCAGCTGCCCCCCAAAAGAGGAAAACGCCCCCTCTGTGAAGTATCTGCTGAACAGATCGGGAGGAAACAGCCAAGGAGAATCATATCGATCATCCTCACCGACGAAGACGTATATTTGA